A segment of the Caldalkalibacillus thermarum genome:
ATGAAATCCTTGCGAACCCCTTACTTGTGGCCGTTTATTCCTTTCAATCTGAAAGCTTTTTCCACCGTGATATTGCGTTTAACCTCCTCCATGACCAAAACCAGGCCAAGTATTGCCCATCCGCGGAACAAATATAAACAACCCCAAGGGTAGCTTGTGGTCATGCCTTTTTGCCATTGTCTACGCCTTTGGTTTGTGATATATTGTTTTTAATATTCACGGAGTTAGGGAGAGGAGAACTTTAAGATATGGCCCTCTATGGTACGAGCAGGATCAACGCAAGTGGTCATCTGGAGATCGGCGGATGTGATGTGGTGGAATTGGCTCAAACGTACGGGACTCCGCTTGTGATCTATGATGAGGAGTATATCCGCCGCAGGTGCCAGGCTTTTGTGCAGGCCTTTAAGGATAAAGGAATGCAAGCGCAAGTGGCATATGCCAGTAAGGCGTTTAGCAGCATCGCCATTTGTCAATTAATAGAAGAAGAGGGACTCTCATTGGATGTTGTCTCTGGAGGAGAACTCTATACAGCTTTAAAAGCTGGTTTTCCCCCAGAGCGCATTCATTTTCATGGCAATAACAAATCCTTACAAGAGTTGAAAATGGGACTGGAGTCTGGAATTGGCTGTTTTGTAGTGGACAACTTTACAGAGTTGGCTCATTTACATGCACTTGCAGAGGCGCGCCAACAGAAAGTAAAGATTTTATTACGTATTACGCCGGGTATTGAGGCCCATACTCATGAATACATTACAACTGGGCAGGAAGATTCCAAATTTGGATTTGATTTAAACAGCGGCCAGGCATTTGAAGCCCTCAAGCAAGCGCTGAGCCAGCCTTACTACCATGTTCTCGGGCTCCATGCCCATATTGGTTCCCAGATATTTGACACTGCAGCCTTTCAGTTGGTGATTCAACGGCTGGCCCAGTTTGTGCAGGAGGCCAGCAAAAAGCTGGGCTGGCAGATCTCCGTACTCAACTTAGGAGGGGGCTTCGGTATCCGTTATACGGCAGAAGATACCCCCCTTTTGCCCCAGGAATATGTCTATGCCTTGTGCGACAGCGTCCACAAGGAATGGCAGACTTTACGCCAACCGCTGCCGGAGATCTGGATCGAGCCGGGGCGCAGTATCGTGGGTGAAGCAGGAACCACTGTATACACGATTGGTGCGTTCAAGGAGGTGCCAGGTGTCCGTCAATATATATCGGTTGATGGGGGCATGAGTGACAATTTGCGTGTGGCCTTGTATCAGGCCAAATATGAAGCCTGTGTGGCCAACCGGATGACAGAGAACAATAGCGAAGTGTATACGGTGGCCGGCAAATTATGCGAGACAGGGGATATTTTGATTTGGGATCTCCCTTTGCCCCGCGTCAAAGAGGGGGACCTGCTGGCTGTTTTTTGTACAGGTGCGTACGGCTATTCCATGGCCAATAATTATAATCGCATCCCTCGTCCTGCCGTCGTGATGGTCCGAGACGGAGAGGCACACCTGATTATCCGGCGTGAAACCTACGGAGACCTGATTAGAAATGACATTCCTTTAATGTCTAAAATCACGCAAAAATAAAGGGGGCTTCAGTATGGCAAGTTATGCCACCATTATCATGGAAAACGGAGCGGAAATTGAACTGGAATTGTTTGAGGAAGATGCTCCGAATACGGTGGCCAATTTTGTCAAGTTGGCCAAGGAAGGCTTTTATGACGGGCTGACCTTTCACCGGGTCATTCCCGGTTTTGTAGCCCAGGGCGGATGCCCCCGGGGGGATGGCACCGGAGGGCCGGGTTACACGATTAAGTGTGAAATTAATCCTAACAAACATGAACGGGGGTCGGTGGCCATGGCCCACGCGGGTCGTGACACAGGAGGGAGCCAGTTTTATATTTGTTACCAGCCGCAGCCTCACTTGGACGGCCGCCATACCGTGTTTGGCAAAGTGGTAAATGGAATGGAGTATGTGGATGAGTTTCAGGGAGATGACCGCATGAAAACGATCAAAGTGATGGAAAACAATGAAGCATCCTAGTTCGAGCAGCGAATATATGGACAGCATATACAAAAAAAGGTATACTGAAAACAAACGACTAAAAACAAAATAGCATATGGATTCCTTCGGGGCAGGGTGGAATTCCCGACCGGCGGTATTAGATGGTGACTGTTTTTAAATCAACATTTCAAAACAGCATCATCTAGAGCCCGTGACCCGCGACAAGCGGTGGATCTGGTGAGAGGCCAGAGCCGACAGTGACAGTCTGGATGGGAGAAGGAAAAATGGCGGCGTAAGTTTTTTAAAACTTGATCCTTACGCCTTACTTTCCTATTGCAAAAAAAGCAATACCATTTTATCAGATTAGGTATACCTTTTTGTGAGAGTTTTCACAACTAAGGTGAGCTGGCAGGCCCCGGGAGATGTTTTCCTGGGGTTTTTTCTTGTCACAAGATGCACGAGAAAAAAGATGCATTTCGCCTTGAATCACGATGTTTTACAAGTGTTAAAGGAGGAGCTTATGTGGCTTCAGAACGGGATTCCTATTATATGAAGCTGGCCCTTCAGTTAGCGGAAGCGACAAGCGGGCAAACCTCTCCCAATCCTGTGGTAGGGGCAGTGATTGTCAAAGATTCTGAGATTGTCGGCTTAGGGGCCCATCTGAAAGCGGGGGAGGCACATGCGGAAGTTCATGCCCTGGCCATGGCCAAAGAAAAGGCGCAAGGAGCCACGATGTATGTGACCCTTGAGCCTTGCAGCCATTATGGGAGGACCCCTCCCTGTGCCGACGCTGTCATTGAGGCAGGGATTAAACGGGTGGTCATTGCGGCTTGTGATCCCAATCCCCTGGTCAGGGGAAGGGGCGTGGAAAAGCTGAAAGCAGCAGGTTTGGAAGTAGAAGTAGGTTTGTTTAAAGAAGAAGCCGAGCGCTTGAATGAGATCTTTAATTACTATATCGTCCACCGGAGACCGTTTGTGACATTAAAAACAGCGACGACCCTCGACGGCAAGATCGCCACGGTCACTGGCGAGAGCCAGTGGATTACAGGCGAAGAAGCCCGGGCAGATGTCCATCTCTTGCGTCACCGGCATGATGCCATTTTGGTGGGGATCAATACGGTCCTGCGTGACAATCCCCGCTTAACCACCCGTATTGCCGGACAGTCTGGACGTCATCCGGTTAGAGTCATCCTGGATTCCAAGTTAAGAATCCCGTTAGATGCCCAGGTCACACACACGGAACAAGCGCCGACGTGGATCTTTACCACGGACCAGGCTCCGGCAGAACGAGTGAAAGCATTGACCGAAAAGGGGGTCAAGGTGGTCAAGATTTCTTCGGAAACTCGGGTGGATGTGGAACAGGTGCTGGCTTATCTGGGAGAACAGGGCATTGCCTCGGTTCTGGTTGAAGGCGGAGGAGAAGTCAATGCCTCGTTTCTCCAAGGCGGTTTTGTAAACAAAGTTGTGGCTTATTTAGCCCCGAAGCTGATCGGCGGCAACGAGGCCCCCGGCGCTTTCCGCGGCCAAGGCGTGCTTTCCCTGGCTCAGAGTTTGCATTTAAAAGATGTCAGCGTTGAAACCCTGGGCCAGGATCTCAAAGTCGTGGGCTATTTGAAATGAAAGGAGTTTGAAAAATGTTTACAGGGATTGTTGAGGAGATTGGGACGGTCAAGGGCGTTCATAAAGGGCACGACCACTTTCAGCTGGTGATCGGTGCCAACAAAATTCTCGAGGACATTCACACAGGGGACAGCATAGCCGTTAACGGGGTGTGTCTGACCGTGACCAACTATACCCGGGACAGCTTCCAAGTGGATGTGATGCCTGAAACATTAAAAGCAACCAGCCTGGGCCATGTGACCAGCGGGAGCAAGGTAAACCTTGAACGGGCCATGCCGGCCAACGGACGTTTTGGGGGCCATATTGTCTCCGGCCATGTGGATGGGACGGGAACGATTACTGCCATTACCTCCCGGGGCAATGCGGTTTATTTTACCGTGCAAACACCGCCGGAGCTGATGAAATACCTGGTTCCCAAAGGTTCTGTTACGGTTGACGGCATCAGCCTGACCGTCGTGGAAGTTGGAAAAAACCAATTTTCAGTGTCCATTATTCCCCATACCTTGTCCGAGACGATCCTGCACACCAAGCAGGTGGGGGATGTTGTCAATCTGGAATGTGATGTGTTAGCTAAATACTTGGAACGTTTGCTTGCTGTGCGGGGTATGTTTGCCGACGGCAGCGGTGTGGCCGGTGGGCAAAAGGGGCTGACCAGGGAGACACTGGAGAAAAACGGGTATTTATAAATGGGCAACCAAACTGACAAGGGGTGAGAGCATGTTTGATCCAATCGAGGAAGCGATTTACGAACTGATGCAAGGGCGGGTCATCATTGTTGTTGACGATGAAGACCGGGAAAATGAGGGTGACTTTGTGGCCTTAGCCGAGAAGTGTACCCCGGAAATCATTAACTTCATGATTACCCATGGGCGGGGGCTTGTTTGTGTGCCCATAACGGAACAACGTGCCAGAGAACTGGATTTGCATCCTATGGTTGATCACAATACCGACCCCCATGGCACTGCTTTTACTGTTTCCGTGGATTACAAAACAACAACAACCGGTATCTCTGCCCATGAACGCTCGGATACGATTCGAGCCTTAATTGATCCCAAAGCGAAAAAGACAGACTTTAAGCGTCCCGGTCACATCTTTCCCCTTATTGCGAAAGAGGGTGGTGTATTGCGCCGGGCTGGCCATACGGAGGCAGCGGTGGATCTGGCCCGGATGTGTGGCGCTTATCCAGCGGGCATTATTTGTGAAATTATGAATGAAGATGGAACCATGGCCCGGGTGCCCCAATTAAGAAAGATTGCAGATAAATTTGACTTGAAAATGATCACCATTAAGGATTTAATTAAATATCGGAACAAAAAAGATACATTGATTAAGCGGGAGGTGGAGGTTGACCTTCCCACCGAGTACGGCCGGTTTAAGGTGATTGCCTACAGTAATGTTGTCGATAACAAAGAACATCTTGCCCTGGTGAAAGGGCCTATCAATCCAGACCGGCCTACCCTGGTTCGTGTGCACTCCGAATGCTTAACTGGAGATGTGTTTGGTTCTCACCGCTGCGACTGCGGCCCCCAACTGCATGCCGCCTTGAAACAGATTGAAGCGGAAGGCAATGGGGTCCTTCTGTACATGCGTCAGGAAGGAAGGGGAATTGGCCTGATTAACAAGCTGAAAGCCTATACCTTGCAAGACAAAGGATTAGATACGGTGGAGGCCAATCAAAAATTAGGTTTTGCGCCCGATTTGAGAGATTATGGGATCGGTGCCCAGATATTAAAAGACATAGGTGTGCGCAAAATGCGTTTGCTGACTAACAATCCCCGTAAAATTGCCGGATTGGAAGGATATGATCTGGAAGTTGTCGAAAGAGTACCGATACAGACAGAAATTCATCAAGAAAACCGGAGATATCTGGAAACGAAAAAATCGAAGCTGGGCCATTTGTTGCACATGGATTAACACCCGCTCTCAACCCAATTGCGTTTAAAACTGAGCTGAAACATAAGCTATATATTTCATGATAAAAGGAGAGACCACAGATGGGACAAACTTATGAAGGACATTTGGTGGGATCCGACTTGAAAGTGGGCATTGTTGTGGGACGGTTCAATGAGTTTATTACGCACAAATTGCTGGGAGGTGCACAGGACGCACTCATCCGTCATGGTGTGAACAAGGATGCGATCGATGTGGCTTGGGTCCCGGGCTCCTTTGAAATCCCCCTGGCCGCTAAGCGCATGGCGGAAACTGGGAGATATGACGCCATCATTGCCTTGGGATGTGTGATTCGCGGCGCAACCCCCCATTTTGACTATGTGTGCAGCGAAGTATCCAAAGGGATATCCCGGCTCAATCTGGATCTGGACTTACCAGTGATCTTTGGCGTGATTACCACAGACACCATTGAACAGGCCGTGGAGCGCGCTGGTACAAAAGCGGGGAACAAAGGCTGGGAAGCTGCCTTGGCCGCTATTGAAATGGCCAATCTGCTTAAACAATTTAAACGTTAAGTGATGCCCATGTTACAAGTGAAGTTAGAATCGTTTGAAGGGCCCCTTGATTTGCTTCTGCATTTGATTGATAAGGCAGAAGTGGACATCTATGAAATCTCTGTTTCGGAAATTGCCGATCAATATGTGGCTTACATCCGGCAGATGCAAGAGCTGGAACTGGAAATTGCCAGCGAATTTTTGGTCATGGCTTGCACCCTGTTGGCCATTAAGAGTAAAATGCTGCTGCCTAAAAAAGAGGAATATACCTTTCAGCCCATGCTGGACATGGAGCTGGAAGAGGAGTATGATCCAAGGTTAGAGCTGATCGAGCGTCTGGTGCAATACAGAAAATATAAACAGTTAGCGTCCTTATTGAGGGAAGAAGAAGCTAAACGGAGTCAAATATACACCCGTCCAGCCGAGGATTTGTCTTCCTTTATTGACCGGGATGATATTAACCCGGTGGCCAATGTCAGCCTGTTTGACCTGGTTGATGCCCTTCAAGAGGTGTTGAAAAAAAAGGAAGAGGAACCGTTAAGTAAAGTGGAAAGGGATGAAATCTCGGTCAGCGAACGAATGAAAGAGATTAAGGCTTGTTTGGAGCGGAAAAAAGAGATCACCTTCGACCAGCTGTTTGAAGGCAAGCGGACCAAAACGCAGATCGTGGTTACCTTCCTCGCCTTGCTGGAATTAATTAAAAAAAACGAGGTGTATTGCCAGCAAGACCGCTTGTTTGGGAAAATTAAGATTTCATTAGCCATGGAGGTATACGCGCATGGATCGTGAACACCTGCTTGCTGTGATCGAAGGGCTCTTGTTTGTCGCAGGCAACGAAGGGCTGGAGGCCAAACAAATCGCTGACGTCCTGGAAATCAAAACAGCAGCTGTTCCCCAGTTGATCGAAGAAATGAAGAAAAAATTTAAAGAACAAAACAGAGGCATTCAAGTGGTTGAAATTGCCGGCTCCTATCAATTGACGACACGGCCGGAACATGCTCCTTATTTTGAAAAACTGGCCCATTCTCCTTCTCACGCCACACTGTCTCAAGCCGCTTTGGAGACGCTGGCCATTATCGCCTATAAGCAGCCGGTCACCCGGGCGGAAATAGAGGAAGTACGCGGGGTTAAGAGTGAAAAAGCGATCAACACCCTGCTGAACAAATCGCTCATTAAGGAAGTCGGGCGTAAAGAAGGGCCTGGCAGGGCCATCCTGTATGGCACAACAAAGGAGTTTCTGGACTATTTCGGTTTAAACAGTCTGGACGACTTACCCGATCTGCCTGAGGAAATCGATATGGATCAAGTGAAAAAAGAAGCCAACTTCTTGTTTTCCACTCCGGAGCCGGAAACGCAAGAAGGATAGTCCCCTGTCTTTCACACTGCAGGCCAGTGGAAGACAGGGCTTTTTTGTTCTATTCAGCCCGGAAAAGCATATACTTGTACCAGCGTGTCAGAAGATCGTGGATCAAGTGGGGAGGGTTACTGGTGAAAAGCAAACAGGTCATGATCACCGCGCTGGTACTCACACTTTTGCTCTCCCTGGTCCCCCAAAAGGCTGGTGCGGAGCTGAATGTGTCTGCTCAGGCCGCCATTCTCATAGATGCGGAATCAAAGCGGGTGTTGTTTGAGAAAAATGCCTATGAGCCGTTGCGCATTGCCAGTATTACCAAAATCATGACAGCCATTGTCGCTCTGGAGCATGGCGATTTGAAAGACGTGGTGACCGCGTCCAAAAATGCCTGTAGCGTTGAAGGGTCATCCATTTACCTCAGGCCAGGAGAAAAAATGACCTTGGAAGATCTGCTTTACGGGTTAATACTTCGTTCGGGAAATGATGCAGCGGTTGCCATTGCCGAACATATAGGGGGATCGGTGGAAGGTTTTGTTTTTTTAATGAATCAAAAAGCGGAAGAGTTAGGAATGGAACAAACAGTGTTTAATAATCCCCACGGCTTGGACACCCATGAGGAGCACTATTCAACGGCTTACGATATGGCCCTGCTTACCGCTTATGCCCTGCAGAATGAGACTTTTGCCACAATTGCCTCTACACGGAAGAAAACCGCGCCATTAGAAGGAGAGAAATGGGACCGGGTTTGGTATAACAAAAACCGTTTGCTCTCCATGTATCCCTATGCCGATGGAGTTAAAACTGGCTATACTCAACGGGCCAAACGGACGCTTGTTTCATCAGCGACCAAGGATGGCCATCGCTTGATTGCCGTGACATTAAATGCGCCCGATGACTGGAATGATCACATCAATATGTTTGAATATGGCTTTCAGCATTATACTTTGGTCACTTTCGCTGGAGAGGGAGAGCTGCTTAAAGAAGAGCGTTTTGAGAGAACAGACGGTCACTTTAAATATCTTAACAGCTTTCGTTATCCCCTCCGGGAAGATGAACATCTCAAGAAACAGATCGTTATAGATCCAGTTTTTAAACAGGAAGATCTCCCGGCCATTCCTAAGCCGGCTGGTTATGTGCATTACTTTTTGGATAATGAAGAAATTGGCAGGGTCCCAGTAGGATTCATTCCGCACGAAAAGCCTCCTTCCTTCTGGCAACGGTTAAGAAACCTGTTTGACACCTTGGTGGGTGTTGTCCATGGTTAATGTCATCTGGTTCGGTTTGATCGTCATCGGGGTTATTGTTGCTGCCCTGGAAGGAAACTTGCAAGCGGTAAATGAAGCCGCCTTCGAAGGAGCCAAAGAAGGGGTCACCATTTGTTTTGGGTTGATCAGCATCTTGGTTTTCTGGCTGGGGATGATGAAAATTGCCCGGGAATCTGGCTTGTTGGAGACATTTGCCAAAATTTTGAGTCCGGTTGCTCACCGCCTGTTTCCTGATGTACCTAAGGATCATCCTGCCATGGGTTATATCCTGGCCAATATGAGCGCCAATTTATTCGGCTTAGGCAATGCTGCGACTCCTATGGGCATTAAAGCGATGGAAGAGCTGCAAAAGTTAAATCCACACAAAGAAAAGGCCACCCCTGCCATGATTACGTTAATGGCGCTGAATACATCCAGTATTACATTAATTCCGACCACAGTCATTGCGATCCGCTTAAATTACGGCTCCAGCAACGCGGTGGAAATTGTGGGGACCACTTTGTTTGCCACGTTTTGCTCTACCCTGATTGCTGTCATGCTGGACAGGTGGTGCCGCCGTCGCTACGGATACTAAGTTAACTGGCCCGGTGTTCTTGTATAGAGGAAGAGAGGGTGGTTCAGTGTATACGGTTATAACGGCCATATCGGTCTGGGCTATTCCGGCGTTGATTTGTTTTATCCTTATCTATGGCATCATCAAAGGTTTGCCCGTTTATGAAACGTTTGTGGAGGGAGCTAAGGAAGGATTCGGCACGGCGATCAATATTATTCCCCATCTGGTTGGGATGATGGTGGCGGTTTCCATTTTCCGGGCTTCCGGCGCATTGGATTATCTCCTGCTGTTTATCTCTCCTGTGCTTTCTCTGTTGTATATCCCTGCAGAGGTTGTGCCACTGGCCATCATCAGGCCTATTTCTGGAGCAGGGGCACTAGCCATCACATCCGATTTGATTGCCCAATATGGACCGGATTCTTTTATTGGGCGCTTGGCCTCCACCATGCAAGGGAGCACAGACACCACGCTTTATGTGTTAACGGTCTATTTTGGTGCAATTGGTGTACGCAAAATTGGCTATGCCCTTAAAGTGGGCTTATTGGCCGATTTGGCCGGAGCTTTAGCCGCCATTCTGATTGTGACCATTGTCTTTGGATAGGTTGCTCTTGGAAAGAAAAACAGGGAAAAAGCTGGGGAAACCATCACCCCGGCTTTTTATTTTGACAAAATGGTAAAGAATGATAATAACGGATGCTGACGCTCAAGGTGGGTTGATGCTTGTCCTGTTTGAGTAATCAGGGTAAGATGACAATGAGGTGACTGTACATGGAACGTTTGCAAAAAGTATTGGCCCATGCCGGCGTAGCTTCCCGGCGAAAAGCAGAAAAACTGATTGAAGATGGCCGGGTAAAAGTCAACGGACAAGTGGTCACCCAATTAGGGACACTTGTTGATCCTGCACAAGATAAGATTGAAGTGGACGGTCAAACGATTGATCCTGAACCGAAAGTTTACTACCTGTTTTACAAACCGACCGGTGTGATCACCAGCGTCCAGGATCCTCAAGGTAGAAAAGTGGTTATGGATTTTTTCAAAAATATCCCCCAGCGGATCTATCCCGTGGGACGCCTGGACCGAAATACATCTGGATTACTCCTCTTAACCAATGATGGAGAGC
Coding sequences within it:
- the ribD gene encoding bifunctional diaminohydroxyphosphoribosylaminopyrimidine deaminase/5-amino-6-(5-phosphoribosylamino)uracil reductase RibD codes for the protein MASERDSYYMKLALQLAEATSGQTSPNPVVGAVIVKDSEIVGLGAHLKAGEAHAEVHALAMAKEKAQGATMYVTLEPCSHYGRTPPCADAVIEAGIKRVVIAACDPNPLVRGRGVEKLKAAGLEVEVGLFKEEAERLNEIFNYYIVHRRPFVTLKTATTLDGKIATVTGESQWITGEEARADVHLLRHRHDAILVGINTVLRDNPRLTTRIAGQSGRHPVRVILDSKLRIPLDAQVTHTEQAPTWIFTTDQAPAERVKALTEKGVKVVKISSETRVDVEQVLAYLGEQGIASVLVEGGGEVNASFLQGGFVNKVVAYLAPKLIGGNEAPGAFRGQGVLSLAQSLHLKDVSVETLGQDLKVVGYLK
- the ribH gene encoding 6,7-dimethyl-8-ribityllumazine synthase, which encodes MGQTYEGHLVGSDLKVGIVVGRFNEFITHKLLGGAQDALIRHGVNKDAIDVAWVPGSFEIPLAAKRMAETGRYDAIIALGCVIRGATPHFDYVCSEVSKGISRLNLDLDLPVIFGVITTDTIEQAVERAGTKAGNKGWEAALAAIEMANLLKQFKR
- a CDS encoding segregation and condensation protein A, whose translation is MLQVKLESFEGPLDLLLHLIDKAEVDIYEISVSEIADQYVAYIRQMQELELEIASEFLVMACTLLAIKSKMLLPKKEEYTFQPMLDMELEEEYDPRLELIERLVQYRKYKQLASLLREEEAKRSQIYTRPAEDLSSFIDRDDINPVANVSLFDLVDALQEVLKKKEEEPLSKVERDEISVSERMKEIKACLERKKEITFDQLFEGKRTKTQIVVTFLALLELIKKNEVYCQQDRLFGKIKISLAMEVYAHGS
- the ribE gene encoding riboflavin synthase → MFTGIVEEIGTVKGVHKGHDHFQLVIGANKILEDIHTGDSIAVNGVCLTVTNYTRDSFQVDVMPETLKATSLGHVTSGSKVNLERAMPANGRFGGHIVSGHVDGTGTITAITSRGNAVYFTVQTPPELMKYLVPKGSVTVDGISLTVVEVGKNQFSVSIIPHTLSETILHTKQVGDVVNLECDVLAKYLERLLAVRGMFADGSGVAGGQKGLTRETLEKNGYL
- a CDS encoding D-alanyl-D-alanine carboxypeptidase family protein; this encodes MKSKQVMITALVLTLLLSLVPQKAGAELNVSAQAAILIDAESKRVLFEKNAYEPLRIASITKIMTAIVALEHGDLKDVVTASKNACSVEGSSIYLRPGEKMTLEDLLYGLILRSGNDAAVAIAEHIGGSVEGFVFLMNQKAEELGMEQTVFNNPHGLDTHEEHYSTAYDMALLTAYALQNETFATIASTRKKTAPLEGEKWDRVWYNKNRLLSMYPYADGVKTGYTQRAKRTLVSSATKDGHRLIAVTLNAPDDWNDHINMFEYGFQHYTLVTFAGEGELLKEERFERTDGHFKYLNSFRYPLREDEHLKKQIVIDPVFKQEDLPAIPKPAGYVHYFLDNEEIGRVPVGFIPHEKPPSFWQRLRNLFDTLVGVVHG
- a CDS encoding bifunctional 3,4-dihydroxy-2-butanone-4-phosphate synthase/GTP cyclohydrolase II, translated to MFDPIEEAIYELMQGRVIIVVDDEDRENEGDFVALAEKCTPEIINFMITHGRGLVCVPITEQRARELDLHPMVDHNTDPHGTAFTVSVDYKTTTTGISAHERSDTIRALIDPKAKKTDFKRPGHIFPLIAKEGGVLRRAGHTEAAVDLARMCGAYPAGIICEIMNEDGTMARVPQLRKIADKFDLKMITIKDLIKYRNKKDTLIKREVEVDLPTEYGRFKVIAYSNVVDNKEHLALVKGPINPDRPTLVRVHSECLTGDVFGSHRCDCGPQLHAALKQIEAEGNGVLLYMRQEGRGIGLINKLKAYTLQDKGLDTVEANQKLGFAPDLRDYGIGAQILKDIGVRKMRLLTNNPRKIAGLEGYDLEVVERVPIQTEIHQENRRYLETKKSKLGHLLHMD
- the lysA gene encoding diaminopimelate decarboxylase; this translates as MALYGTSRINASGHLEIGGCDVVELAQTYGTPLVIYDEEYIRRRCQAFVQAFKDKGMQAQVAYASKAFSSIAICQLIEEEGLSLDVVSGGELYTALKAGFPPERIHFHGNNKSLQELKMGLESGIGCFVVDNFTELAHLHALAEARQQKVKILLRITPGIEAHTHEYITTGQEDSKFGFDLNSGQAFEALKQALSQPYYHVLGLHAHIGSQIFDTAAFQLVIQRLAQFVQEASKKLGWQISVLNLGGGFGIRYTAEDTPLLPQEYVYALCDSVHKEWQTLRQPLPEIWIEPGRSIVGEAGTTVYTIGAFKEVPGVRQYISVDGGMSDNLRVALYQAKYEACVANRMTENNSEVYTVAGKLCETGDILIWDLPLPRVKEGDLLAVFCTGAYGYSMANNYNRIPRPAVVMVRDGEAHLIIRRETYGDLIRNDIPLMSKITQK
- a CDS encoding spore maturation protein; the protein is MYTVITAISVWAIPALICFILIYGIIKGLPVYETFVEGAKEGFGTAINIIPHLVGMMVAVSIFRASGALDYLLLFISPVLSLLYIPAEVVPLAIIRPISGAGALAITSDLIAQYGPDSFIGRLASTMQGSTDTTLYVLTVYFGAIGVRKIGYALKVGLLADLAGALAAILIVTIVFG
- the scpB gene encoding SMC-Scp complex subunit ScpB, with amino-acid sequence MDREHLLAVIEGLLFVAGNEGLEAKQIADVLEIKTAAVPQLIEEMKKKFKEQNRGIQVVEIAGSYQLTTRPEHAPYFEKLAHSPSHATLSQAALETLAIIAYKQPVTRAEIEEVRGVKSEKAINTLLNKSLIKEVGRKEGPGRAILYGTTKEFLDYFGLNSLDDLPDLPEEIDMDQVKKEANFLFSTPEPETQEG
- a CDS encoding nucleoside recognition domain-containing protein, translated to MVNVIWFGLIVIGVIVAALEGNLQAVNEAAFEGAKEGVTICFGLISILVFWLGMMKIARESGLLETFAKILSPVAHRLFPDVPKDHPAMGYILANMSANLFGLGNAATPMGIKAMEELQKLNPHKEKATPAMITLMALNTSSITLIPTTVIAIRLNYGSSNAVEIVGTTLFATFCSTLIAVMLDRWCRRRYGY
- a CDS encoding peptidylprolyl isomerase, which translates into the protein MASYATIIMENGAEIELELFEEDAPNTVANFVKLAKEGFYDGLTFHRVIPGFVAQGGCPRGDGTGGPGYTIKCEINPNKHERGSVAMAHAGRDTGGSQFYICYQPQPHLDGRHTVFGKVVNGMEYVDEFQGDDRMKTIKVMENNEAS